The following are from one region of the Pirellulales bacterium genome:
- a CDS encoding thioesterase family protein, whose translation MIDEHEIEIRVRYQETDAMGVLHHANYFTYFEMGRTELLRANGHDYRRVEEGGIFMVIVDVSCRYRRPARYDDLLRLRTRLKRVTAAKIEHEYQLFRGDELIAEGHSVLACVDREGRLQRVPDWVRGHS comes from the coding sequence ATGATCGACGAACACGAAATCGAAATCCGGGTGCGTTACCAGGAAACCGACGCCATGGGCGTGCTGCACCACGCCAACTATTTCACCTACTTCGAGATGGGCCGCACCGAACTGCTGCGGGCCAACGGCCACGACTATCGGCGGGTGGAAGAGGGGGGCATTTTCATGGTCATCGTCGATGTCTCGTGCCGCTATCGCCGGCCCGCCCGCTACGACGACCTGCTGCGGCTGCGCACGCGGCTGAAGCGCGTGACCGCCGCCAAGATCGAGCACGAATACCAGCTTTTCCGCGGCGACGAGTTGATTGCCGAAGGACATTCGGTGTTGGCCTGCGTCGATCGCGAGGGCCGGCTGCAGCGAGTGCCGGATTGGGTGCGTGGTCATTCGTAG
- a CDS encoding acetolactate synthase: MSIGEGTGIDIPTARGRDYPSIRQFTVFLENRVGQLLEVVRRFEGSKVRIVAFSIVDSAECAFVRFLLSHPEQGREILERAGLAMIESDLIGVELPDGPQALLKVCTALLQAEVNIIQAYPLLLRPHGRPCVALMVDNIEMGLETLANKGFTMINELDLEENE, encoded by the coding sequence ATGAGCATCGGTGAAGGGACCGGCATCGACATTCCCACCGCGCGCGGCCGCGACTACCCGTCGATCCGTCAGTTCACGGTGTTTCTCGAAAACCGGGTCGGGCAGCTTCTGGAAGTCGTGCGGCGGTTCGAGGGGAGCAAGGTCCGCATCGTGGCCTTTTCGATCGTCGATTCGGCCGAGTGCGCGTTTGTGCGGTTTTTGCTCAGCCATCCCGAACAAGGCCGCGAGATTCTGGAGCGTGCCGGGCTGGCGATGATCGAGAGCGACCTGATCGGCGTGGAGTTGCCTGACGGCCCGCAAGCACTGCTCAAAGTCTGCACGGCCCTGTTGCAGGCCGAGGTGAACATCATCCAGGCCTATCCACTTTTGCTTCGCCCGCACGGCCGGCCTTGCGTGGCCCTGATGGTCGACAACATCGAGATGGGGCTGGAGACGCTGGCCAACAAGGGCTTCACGATGATCAATGAGTTGGACCTGGAGGAGAATGAGTAA
- a CDS encoding sigma-70 family RNA polymerase sigma factor → MAPDDSNSRRDRVLAALDAYESRLLRYAQRLSDGDVNLARDIVQHAFLQLCRQPPHEQNGRLGSWLYAVCRNRAIDLKRRNFHLEPFAGDERDAPGREVDPADELETRDAGELVRRAMETLPERQQEVVALWSEGFAYREISEITGATENYVRVMVHRALQALREHPLLQRLIAEEAGTPVK, encoded by the coding sequence ATGGCGCCCGACGATTCAAATAGCCGTCGCGACAGGGTGTTGGCGGCCCTCGATGCTTATGAGAGTCGCTTGCTGCGCTACGCGCAGCGGCTCAGCGATGGCGACGTGAATCTGGCCCGCGACATCGTGCAGCACGCCTTTTTGCAACTCTGTCGCCAGCCGCCGCACGAACAGAACGGGCGGTTGGGGTCATGGCTCTACGCGGTCTGCCGCAACCGGGCCATCGACCTCAAACGCCGCAATTTCCACTTGGAGCCGTTTGCCGGTGATGAGCGCGACGCGCCGGGCCGCGAGGTCGATCCTGCCGATGAGTTGGAAACTCGCGATGCCGGCGAGTTGGTGCGCCGGGCGATGGAGACGTTGCCCGAACGGCAGCAAGAGGTGGTGGCCCTGTGGTCCGAAGGTTTCGCCTACCGTGAGATCAGCGAGATCACTGGGGCGACGGAGAACTATGTGCGCGTGATGGTCCATCGGGCATTGCAAGCGCTGCGCGAGCATCCGCTGTTGCAACGCCTGATCGCCGAGGAGGCTGGAACACCAGTGAAGTGA